Proteins co-encoded in one Papaver somniferum cultivar HN1 chromosome 5, ASM357369v1, whole genome shotgun sequence genomic window:
- the LOC113281270 gene encoding uncharacterized protein LOC113281270 isoform X2 produces MGNLGKLTKLGVVIGIIAILRSISKQYGWDKEEAIIFFKGLSNELGFWAIPLYVLTHTITLALCLPYAVFFEAGASLLFGFFPAVLCVFCAKVLGASLSFWIGRFRVRLTISWVLVIGFAIVVLLPALLGVCIS; encoded by the exons ATGGGAAATCTCGGAAAATTAACAAAATTAGGTGTAGTGATTGGAATAATCGCGATATTGAGAAGTATAAGTAAACAGTAtggatgggataaagaagaagcTATAATATTTTTCAAAGGTTTATcaaatgaattagggttttgggcaaTACCACTTTATGTATTAACTCATACTATTACTCTTGCTCTTTGTTTACCTTATGCTGTTTTCTTTGAAGCTGGTGCTTCTCTTCTCTTTGGTTTCTTCCCTGCTGTGCTATGTGTGTTTTGTGCGAAGGTTCTTGGTGCTTCTCTCTCTTTCTGGATTGGCAG GTTCAGGGTTCGTTTAACAATAAGTTGGGTTTTGGTGATTGGATTTGCCATCGTCGTGTTGCTGCCTGCTCTTTTGGGG GTTTGTATTTCGTAG
- the LOC113281270 gene encoding uncharacterized protein LOC113281270 isoform X1, translating to MGNLGKLTKLGVVIGIIAILRSISKQYGWDKEEAIIFFKGLSNELGFWAIPLYVLTHTITLALCLPYAVFFEAGASLLFGFFPAVLCVFCAKVLGASLSFWIGRFVFRRSSSAMQWAHANKYFHILSKGVERDGWKFVLLARFSPVPSYVINYALAATNVGFLVDFLLPTVVGGVPMILQNTSIGSLAGAAVASASGSKKSPVLSYILPLLGIVSSVLISLRIRKYSSEIH from the exons ATGGGAAATCTCGGAAAATTAACAAAATTAGGTGTAGTGATTGGAATAATCGCGATATTGAGAAGTATAAGTAAACAGTAtggatgggataaagaagaagcTATAATATTTTTCAAAGGTTTATcaaatgaattagggttttgggcaaTACCACTTTATGTATTAACTCATACTATTACTCTTGCTCTTTGTTTACCTTATGCTGTTTTCTTTGAAGCTGGTGCTTCTCTTCTCTTTGGTTTCTTCCCTGCTGTGCTATGTGTGTTTTGTGCGAAGGTTCTTGGTGCTTCTCTCTCTTTCTGGATTGGCAG GTTTGTATTTCGTAGATCAAGCTCAGCAATGCAATGGGCCCATGCAAATAAGTATTTCCACATCCTCAGCAAAGGAGTTGAGAGAGACGGCTGGAAATTTGTTCTTCTTGCTCGCTTCTCACCGGTCCCTTCCTATGTCATCAACTATGCTTTAGCTGCAACAAACGTTGGGTTCCTTGTGGACTTTCTGCTACCTACAGTTGTTGGAGGTGTGCCAATGATTTTACAGAATACATCCATCGGCAGTCTTGCTGGTGCTGCTGTGGCGTCTGCCTCTGGTTCTAAGAAATCTCCTGTACTCTCTTACATTCTTCCACTTCTTGGGATTGTGTCAAGCGTTTTAATATCATTAAGGATCAGGAAGTACTCCTCGGAGATACATTAG